A single window of Aspergillus flavus chromosome 4, complete sequence DNA harbors:
- a CDS encoding aldehyde dehydrogenase — protein MSPHLWELDTLEDAEGHLQRLDFQPFKLQNLVNGNLVPHPHDWIDSMNPKTGLHFACIPNSTPEQIDQAVKAADAAFPAWSATPPSQRSQYLQRIASRIEEQRELFAVWESIDQGKTLTRARVEIDRAVSNFRYFATYILHQETHARLTDTNVLTYEHRSPKGVFALISPWNMPLYLLTWKIAPCLAFGCTAVAKPSELTSVTAYLLSAVFQDVGLPPGVINLVYGAGNPTGSALVRHPLIKGISFTGGTATGRQIRRDTVDDIGKHLSLELGGKNPTLVFDDVDMDKAVATAAAAAFENQGEICLCGSRIYIQRRIWSEFVSRFVSYVKEHYELGNTVGAVVSLSHYNKIRSYLSLVAEDPISVFHLGSIPPENPEGGFWIEPAVLTVSESSPLLTDEIFGPVVTLTPFDTEEEAIQKANNSQYGLASILLTKDGARMRRVGERLEAGLVWVNCWLVRELGTPFGGMKASGIGREGGEYSREVFTSVRTLHIPQV, from the exons ATGTCTCCACACCTGTGGGAACTCGATACCCTTGAAGATGCGGAGGGCCATCTCCAGCGGCTCGATTTCCAGCCCTTCAAGCTCCAAAACCTCGTCAATGGCAACCTCGTCCCTCACCCCCACGATTGGATTGATTCTATGAACCCCAAGACCGGCCTCCACTTTGCATGCATCCCAAACAGCACTCCCGAGCAAATCGACCAAGCCGTCAAAGCCGCCGACGCAGCCTTTCCTGCGTGGTCTGCCACACCTCCCTCGCAACGATCACAATACCTCCAGCGCATTGCTTCGCGAATTGAAGAACAGCGGGAATTGTTCGCTGTCTGGGAAAGCATCGACCAGGGAAAGACCTTGACGCGCGCGAGAGTGGAGATTGATCGCGCGGTGTCTAATTTCCG ATACTTTGCGACTTATATCCTGCACCAAGAAACCCATGCTCGATTAACAGATACCAATGTTTTGACCTATGAACATCGATCACCGAAGGGTGTCTTCGCGCTTATTTCGCCATGGAACATGCCGTTGTATCTTCTTACGTGGAAGATCGCGCCCTGTCTGGCCTTTGGGTGTACGGCTGTAGCGAAGCCGAGCGAGTTGACTAGCGTGACAGCCTACC TCCTCTCGGCTGTATTCCAAGATGTCGGACTCCCTCCCGGTGTAATAAACTTGGTATACGGAGCTGGAAACCCCACCGGCTCAGCTCTAGTTCGCCATCCGCTCATCAAAGGCATCTCTTTTACCGGGGGCACAGCCACAGGCCGACAAATCCGCCGCGATACCGTCGACGACATCGGAAAGCACCTATCGCTTGAACTAGGCGGGAAAAACCCTACTCTCGTGTTTGACGACGTTGACATGGACAAGGCCGTCGCGACCGCAGCGGCTGCTGCGTTTGAGAATCAAGGAGAG ATCTGTCTCTGTGGTTCCCGGATATATATCCAGAGGAGAATCTGGTCGGAGTTCGTATCGCGCTTCGTCTCATATGTCAAAGAGCATTACGAACTAGGCAACACAGTCGGTGCTGTAGTCTCTTTGTCACATTATAACAAAATCCGGTCGTATCTCTCTCTAGTTGCGGAAGACCCCATCAGCGTGTTTCATCTCGGTTCTATACCACCGGAAAACCCGGAAGGAGGGTTCTGGATAGAACCTGCTGTTTTGACGGTGTCGGAGTCGAGTCCGTTGTTGACGGACGAGATCTTTGGTCCAGTTGTTACTCTTACTCCTTTTGATACGGAGGAGGAAGCAATTCAGAAGGCGAATAATAGTCAGTATGGACTGGCTAGTATCTTGTTGACCAAGGATGGGGCGCGCATGCGCCGTGTCGGTGAGAGGCTGGAGGCTGGGTTGGTGTGGGTCAATTGTTGGCTGGTTCGGGAATTGGGGACGCCGTTCGGAGGGATGAAGGCTTCCGGCATAGGGAGAGAGGGGGGTGAGTATAGTAGGGAGGTGTTTACCTCTGTGCGCACGTTGCATATTCCGCAGGTATAG
- a CDS encoding putative gluconate 5-dehydrogenase (gluconate 5-dehydrogenase), producing MARLLNKVALITGSSSGMGRAIALRYAKEGAHIVCADLSLTARSLVPEEAEITTHDAIIQAGGRAIYVQTDVSEAQQFERAVQIAVSEFGRLDILVNNAGIATDTRNPTRVHETDEHAWDTMLRVNTTSVFLGCKYGIAQMLKQEPHSSGDRGWVINLASIWGLVGGLGSPAYCASKGAVVNLTRQMALDYGPDRIHVNAICPGFIWTAMTRDLEEASPHAIESLHQKHPLKGFGYPDDVARMAVVLASDDASLVTGVALPVDGGYTAQ from the exons ATGGCCCGTCTCCTGAACAAAGTAGCTCTGATTACCGGTTCCTCGTCAGGAATGGGAAGGGCGATTGCCCTTCGTTACGCAAAAGAGGGCGCACACATCGTCTGCGCAGATCTATCGCTAACCGCTCGGTCCTTAGTCCCCGAAGAGGCCGAGATAACCACCCACGACGCTATTATCCAAGCAGGCGGACGAGCCATCTATGTCCAAACAGACGTCAGCGAAGCCCAACAATTTGAACGAGCGGTACAAATAGCGGTATCCGAGTTCGGCCGGCTGGATAT TTTAGTCAACAACGCCGGAATCGCCACAGATACCCGGAATCCGACTCGAGTCCACGAAACAGACGAACATGCCTGGGACACGATGCTGCGGGTCAACACGACGTCGGTCTTCCTTGGCTGCAAGTATGGGATCGCGCAGATGTTGAAGCAGGAGCCTCATTCTTCCGGGGATAGGGGCTGGGTGATTAACCTAGCGTCGATATGGGGGCTGGTAGGGGGGCTGGGTTCTC CGGCTTATTGTGCGTCCAAAGGAGCTGTTGTCAATTTAACTAGGCAGATGGCGCTGGATTATGGCCCTGATCGCATCCATGTGAATGCTATCTGTCCGGGGT TCATATGGACAGCTATGACACGCGATCTTGAGGAGGCTTCACCTCATGCAATAGAATCACTACATCAGAAGCATCCCTTGAAAGGGTTTGGATATCCAGATGATGTTGCCCGGATGGCGGTGGTTCTGGCTAGCGACGATGCCAGCTTGGTGACGGGGGTTGCTTTGCCGGTTGATGGGGGATACACTGCTCAATAG